The proteins below are encoded in one region of Shewanella algae:
- a CDS encoding tape measure protein yields the protein MAFKDHIINLIIQGRDLFSSEAKKSEKTLAELAAQSEKLNQRLEELQDQKQAVDTIEDLTAAISKGTRSYSEAAAALSKLQQEQRDAAGSAKKLQQEQAQAATQTAKLEQDYQQLSDELQQYNSQIDATRSRLEQLTAEQQSGAVASGKHATAIAAAKADLQALEQAQSSTRTAADQLNTELEQQRQVLDRLNTESDEAALASADYAAKVKLARGELNTLGSSLNKNQRTLNQQKAVLDKAGISMDKLAEASEDLKQQQAAAENALEGVNKNLARQNRLLDESSKGAENFGGSIKQATASLLAMASAYIGVDRLWASLTGILSAGDKAKAFTAQMTAMMGSLSAGEQATAWIKEFANNTGSKLDTIKQAFASLKAFGIDPMNGSLQAMVDYNAKLGGSQEKLEGIILAVGQAWAKQKLQGEEILQLVERGVPVWELLEKVTGKNTVQLSKLSEQGKLGRETIQALFEEMGKGATGQAAKSLERLSGQVNVLSNNWELFQQKIADSGLYEVGLQFLDDLNNKFDELNGNGKLQQAAADISNFFSTIIKDGGESLTATIDNIRAFTQGLTVVGASIQLVWNGITAGLSTLAMTATAAYATILSGWAKLLDAVGADALAAKIREATGAIYAISKGFKDQVEQDGADIRQAWATVTKAMAKSSKDSYKASATAAKESAAKQKAAANETSSALDKQVAKAKAYELAMAKAGITTVRALREQADIAKSTFAQVSAAMKDGTASAYDQKQAFLEWAEAEVKVAAAGKQQVSVMVQQAAAALGLNAELQRLIATQQNLSNSQQNVEQGADNTADSVEQSGERMNQAMQDVGDTTENVGKQVSGVAAVISQAGYAAYAAVKELSEGTVALFKSLTSGVAAYNRELSGIEQTQEKIENLRHAINELYLEQSKTLDFTRLRRWQYEQDIASKSAQMAYYEQRVELLKLVEALDDTDSANMQLLRSAEHASNTLGLLNEQDLDLLTAAIDKARSRMDALKDSASDTLSSLLDELDEYEGRQADIEKRRYQQELADIKSQLAEAEKTGDRELLNQLRRAEQTLNKVYKYRTEEVKAQQQQNQRDTQSNPTSTQQQAQSKQTTSQSSFGNSYNATLTLIVEGRRTQLDTNKDQLDELLRSIEKAKLTQGG from the coding sequence ATGGCATTTAAAGACCACATTATCAACCTGATCATTCAGGGGCGGGATCTCTTTAGCAGCGAAGCCAAAAAGTCTGAAAAGACGTTGGCCGAGTTGGCTGCACAAAGCGAAAAACTCAACCAACGGCTGGAAGAATTACAAGACCAGAAACAGGCCGTTGATACCATTGAGGATTTAACCGCTGCGATAAGCAAGGGCACTCGTTCATATTCAGAAGCTGCCGCGGCACTTTCAAAGTTACAGCAGGAACAACGCGATGCCGCCGGCTCTGCCAAAAAACTACAGCAAGAACAGGCTCAGGCTGCCACTCAAACAGCAAAGCTTGAGCAGGATTATCAGCAGCTGAGTGATGAGCTGCAACAATACAACTCTCAGATAGATGCTACGCGGTCCAGGCTTGAACAACTGACAGCAGAGCAGCAATCCGGGGCCGTGGCCAGCGGCAAACATGCAACTGCCATTGCGGCTGCCAAAGCTGATCTGCAGGCGCTGGAGCAGGCTCAGTCATCAACCAGAACCGCCGCCGACCAGCTTAACACTGAGTTGGAACAACAGCGCCAGGTACTGGATAGGCTCAATACTGAATCAGATGAAGCGGCGCTGGCCAGTGCCGACTATGCGGCTAAAGTAAAACTCGCCAGGGGCGAACTTAACACACTGGGCTCAAGCCTCAACAAAAACCAGCGCACGCTTAATCAGCAAAAGGCTGTTCTCGATAAAGCCGGGATCAGCATGGATAAGCTGGCCGAAGCCAGCGAAGATCTGAAACAGCAGCAAGCTGCGGCTGAAAATGCGCTTGAGGGCGTTAATAAAAACCTGGCGCGTCAGAACAGGCTGCTCGATGAAAGTAGCAAAGGCGCAGAGAACTTTGGCGGTTCAATAAAGCAAGCCACGGCATCACTGCTTGCCATGGCTTCGGCTTATATCGGTGTTGATCGCCTCTGGGCTAGTTTGACCGGCATCTTATCGGCAGGTGATAAGGCCAAGGCATTCACTGCCCAAATGACTGCCATGATGGGCAGCTTGTCTGCCGGCGAACAGGCCACCGCCTGGATTAAAGAGTTTGCCAACAATACCGGCTCAAAACTCGATACTATCAAGCAGGCCTTTGCCAGCCTGAAGGCGTTTGGCATCGACCCCATGAATGGCAGCTTACAAGCCATGGTGGACTACAACGCCAAGCTAGGCGGTAGCCAAGAAAAGTTAGAGGGCATCATCCTTGCCGTCGGCCAGGCGTGGGCTAAACAAAAGCTGCAAGGGGAAGAGATACTGCAGCTTGTTGAGCGTGGCGTGCCCGTGTGGGAGCTGCTGGAGAAAGTGACCGGCAAGAACACTGTGCAGCTTTCAAAGCTTTCAGAACAAGGCAAGCTCGGGCGTGAAACTATCCAAGCCCTGTTTGAGGAAATGGGCAAGGGCGCCACCGGCCAAGCCGCCAAATCACTCGAGCGCCTTTCTGGTCAGGTCAATGTGCTGTCAAACAATTGGGAATTGTTTCAGCAAAAAATTGCCGATTCAGGTCTGTATGAGGTTGGCCTGCAGTTTCTGGATGATCTCAACAACAAATTTGATGAGCTCAACGGCAATGGCAAGCTGCAACAGGCTGCTGCTGATATCAGTAACTTCTTCTCCACTATCATCAAAGATGGCGGCGAAAGTCTCACTGCAACCATTGATAACATCCGCGCCTTCACTCAGGGGTTAACTGTTGTTGGCGCCAGTATCCAACTGGTTTGGAATGGTATCACTGCAGGCCTGTCAACACTGGCAATGACCGCCACGGCTGCCTATGCGACCATTCTCAGCGGTTGGGCAAAACTGCTTGATGCTGTTGGGGCAGATGCTCTGGCTGCCAAAATCCGCGAGGCGACCGGGGCCATCTATGCGATCTCCAAAGGTTTCAAGGATCAGGTAGAGCAGGACGGCGCCGATATTCGTCAGGCATGGGCAACCGTCACCAAAGCGATGGCCAAGAGCAGTAAGGACTCTTACAAAGCCAGCGCAACTGCCGCCAAAGAATCTGCCGCTAAACAGAAAGCAGCGGCAAACGAAACATCCAGCGCACTCGACAAACAAGTCGCAAAAGCCAAGGCCTATGAATTAGCTATGGCCAAGGCTGGGATCACAACCGTTCGAGCTCTGCGCGAGCAGGCTGATATTGCCAAGTCAACGTTTGCTCAAGTTTCCGCGGCCATGAAAGACGGTACCGCGTCCGCCTATGATCAAAAGCAAGCCTTTCTTGAGTGGGCTGAAGCTGAGGTAAAAGTGGCTGCAGCTGGAAAGCAGCAGGTTTCGGTAATGGTACAGCAAGCCGCCGCTGCCCTAGGCTTAAACGCTGAATTGCAGCGACTCATTGCTACTCAGCAAAACTTGAGTAACTCGCAACAGAATGTTGAGCAGGGAGCTGACAACACCGCAGACTCAGTGGAGCAATCCGGCGAGCGAATGAATCAGGCCATGCAGGATGTCGGCGACACTACTGAGAATGTTGGCAAACAGGTATCCGGGGTAGCGGCTGTTATCAGTCAAGCCGGTTATGCAGCTTATGCAGCGGTAAAAGAACTCAGCGAGGGAACGGTTGCGCTGTTCAAATCGCTGACATCAGGTGTCGCTGCATATAACCGTGAGTTGTCTGGTATTGAGCAAACGCAAGAGAAAATCGAAAACCTGCGGCATGCCATTAACGAGCTTTATCTTGAGCAATCAAAAACACTCGATTTTACCCGTCTGCGCCGCTGGCAGTATGAGCAGGACATAGCCAGCAAATCCGCTCAAATGGCCTACTACGAGCAGCGTGTAGAGTTGCTGAAGTTAGTTGAAGCATTAGACGATACTGACAGTGCCAACATGCAATTGCTGCGTAGTGCCGAACATGCAAGCAATACCCTGGGGCTATTGAACGAACAGGATCTTGATCTGCTCACTGCCGCAATAGATAAGGCGCGTTCGAGAATGGACGCTCTGAAAGACTCGGCATCAGACACGCTCAGCTCATTGCTTGATGAGCTGGACGAGTACGAAGGGCGCCAAGCCGATATTGAGAAGCGCCGTTATCAACAAGAGTTGGCCGATATCAAAAGCCAGCTGGCCGAGGCTGAAAAGACAGGCGACAGGGAGTTGCTTAATCAACTGCGCCGCGCCGAGCAGACGCTGAACAAAGTTTACAAGTATCGCACTGAGGAAGTTAAAGCCCAGCAACAGCAGAACCAGCGCGACACCCAATCAAACCCCACTTCTACCCAGCAGCAAGCCCAATCAAAACAAACAACCAGTCAGTCCAGTTTCGGCAATAGCTATAACGCCACGCTGACTCTGATTGTTGAGGGGCGCCGTACCCAACTGGATACCAATAAAGATCAGCTGGACGAGCTGCTGCGTTCTATCGAGAAAGCAAAACTGACCCAGGGGGGCTAA
- a CDS encoding DUF4113 domain-containing protein, producing MRRQLLTPQYTTNWHHLPIISCK from the coding sequence ATGAGGCGTCAATTACTAACCCCGCAATACACTACCAATTGGCATCACTTACCAATAATCAGCTGTAAGTGA
- the rlmA gene encoding 23S rRNA (guanine(745)-N(1))-methyltransferase, whose translation MTYICPLCRSELVQDGKQWRCGQNHSFDQAKEGYVNLLPVQKKNSRDPGDNKQMMQARRAFLNAGYYQALSDRVNELALEYGKGQPEILDLGCGEGYYSERLQQAVGGELYGLDISRTAIRYAAKAHPQMRFCVASAYDMPFADAAFELMLRIYAPSKDKELARVCRPGGIFICVSPGPRHHFQLKEIIYSEPREHEPTKSELPGFGLLHDERLQWPLVLPAGQVCNDFLEMTPYAWKLSAEQKQQLQAEGLGCELDFYIQVYRRNT comes from the coding sequence ATGACTTATATTTGTCCCCTGTGCCGCAGCGAGTTGGTGCAGGACGGAAAACAATGGCGTTGTGGCCAAAACCACAGTTTTGATCAGGCAAAGGAAGGCTATGTCAACCTGTTGCCGGTGCAGAAGAAAAACTCCCGCGATCCCGGTGACAACAAGCAGATGATGCAGGCCAGGCGTGCTTTTTTGAACGCCGGCTATTATCAGGCTCTCAGCGACAGGGTCAACGAGCTGGCGCTGGAGTATGGCAAGGGACAACCCGAGATTTTGGATCTGGGCTGCGGTGAAGGCTACTACAGCGAGCGTTTGCAACAAGCTGTTGGTGGCGAACTCTATGGATTGGATATTTCCAGAACCGCGATTCGCTACGCCGCCAAGGCACATCCCCAGATGCGCTTTTGTGTGGCCAGCGCCTACGACATGCCTTTTGCCGATGCTGCTTTTGAGCTCATGTTGCGTATCTATGCGCCATCAAAAGATAAGGAGTTGGCGCGGGTGTGTAGGCCAGGCGGCATTTTTATCTGTGTATCCCCAGGCCCCAGACATCACTTTCAGTTGAAAGAGATCATCTACAGTGAGCCAAGAGAGCATGAGCCGACCAAGTCAGAGCTACCGGGTTTTGGTCTGCTGCATGATGAGCGATTGCAGTGGCCGCTGGTTTTACCGGCCGGGCAGGTTTGCAATGACTTTTTGGAGATGACTCCCTATGCTTGGAAGCTCAGCGCCGAACAAAAACAGCAGCTGCAGGCTGAGGGATTGGGTTGTGAGCTGGATTTTTACATTCAGGTTTACCGGCGTAATACATAA
- a CDS encoding cold-shock protein: MSQVTGVVKWFNSDKGFGFIEQESGPDVFVHFRAINSDGFKTLDEGQKVSFTVTQGQKGPQAENVSVIG, encoded by the coding sequence ATGTCACAAGTAACTGGTGTAGTTAAGTGGTTCAACTCTGACAAAGGTTTCGGTTTCATCGAGCAAGAGTCTGGTCCAGACGTGTTTGTACACTTCCGCGCCATCAACTCTGACGGCTTCAAGACTCTGGACGAAGGTCAGAAAGTATCCTTCACTGTTACTCAGGGCCAGAAAGGTCCTCAAGCTGAAAACGTTTCTGTTATCGGCTAA
- a CDS encoding ABC transporter ATP-binding protein: MSLINCKGLSKLYGGKRALDCVDLQLEPGSPIALVGPNGAGKTTLMSLLLGYIRPSSGEITVMGQRPGSSELLGQISALPQDAALDPGFSLLTQFSLFARMQGMGAEAAKAESMRVLALVGLEDVANQKPNSLSHGMGKRAAIAQALIGNPKLVLLDEPTAGLDPANARKIRELVESLSADTTFIISSHNLDELEKLCDRVLYLDKGKLSQSVTMQQSSAEAYLTLQMQHCDQEKLLEALYALEGVYEVSAKGKQNYLIRYQPEKDTLDIELLQLLKQNGWQYRSLMRGRTLEDTLFDGAA; encoded by the coding sequence ATGAGTCTGATTAACTGTAAAGGCCTGAGCAAACTCTACGGCGGCAAGCGGGCATTGGATTGCGTCGACTTGCAACTGGAGCCCGGTAGTCCCATCGCCCTGGTCGGCCCCAACGGTGCCGGCAAGACCACCTTAATGAGCCTGCTGCTGGGTTATATACGTCCAAGTAGTGGTGAAATCACTGTGATGGGACAGCGCCCGGGTAGTAGCGAACTTTTGGGGCAGATCTCTGCCCTGCCCCAGGACGCCGCCCTGGATCCCGGCTTCAGCCTGCTGACTCAATTCAGCCTGTTTGCCCGCATGCAAGGTATGGGCGCCGAAGCTGCCAAGGCTGAATCCATGCGGGTGCTGGCGCTGGTAGGCCTTGAGGACGTCGCCAATCAAAAACCCAACTCTCTGAGTCATGGTATGGGGAAACGCGCCGCGATTGCTCAGGCGCTGATAGGCAACCCCAAGTTGGTGCTGCTGGATGAACCCACGGCCGGACTGGATCCCGCCAACGCCCGCAAAATTCGCGAGTTGGTAGAATCCCTGAGCGCAGACACCACCTTTATTATCAGCTCCCACAATCTGGATGAGCTGGAAAAGCTCTGTGATAGAGTGCTGTATCTGGACAAAGGTAAACTGAGCCAGTCGGTCACCATGCAGCAGAGCAGCGCCGAAGCCTATCTGACGTTGCAGATGCAACACTGTGATCAGGAAAAACTGCTGGAGGCACTCTACGCCCTTGAAGGTGTTTACGAGGTCTCGGCCAAGGGCAAACAAAACTACCTTATCCGTTACCAACCGGAGAAGGACACCTTGGATATCGAGCTGCTGCAGCTACTCAAGCAAAATGGCTGGCAATATCGCAGCCTGATGCGAGGCCGCACACTGGAAGATACCCTGTTCGACGGCGCAGCCTGA
- a CDS encoding ABC transporter permease subunit gives MTTATHSTHPGGLKNALQLAGFELYKLIFHRRGTLAMIAFALVWLLILAYPVRGAASFLLNPDFKHFVTGAFGEGTLDQLFAWPVAEQAVYWVISLYLFPMFSILICGDQFASDKNRGTLRFLSLRSGRDALFFGRFLGMMLIQLLLVVITVIATVFLAMSRDMALVLPALTSGLMMTLNLVLILLPYTALMALFSLWASSARLASVFAVLFFAAMMIVMAVINAQLPMLSFIGYLVPGAQIDAMLNAQPLTALSSAWLPLLQTIGLLAIGRTMMQRGDL, from the coding sequence ATGACAACTGCAACTCACAGCACTCATCCCGGAGGGCTGAAAAACGCCCTGCAACTCGCGGGATTTGAACTCTATAAACTCATTTTCCACCGCCGTGGCACCCTGGCGATGATAGCTTTCGCCCTGGTGTGGCTGCTGATCCTCGCCTATCCGGTCCGAGGTGCCGCCAGCTTTCTGTTGAACCCGGACTTCAAGCATTTTGTTACCGGCGCCTTCGGTGAAGGCACTCTGGATCAACTGTTTGCCTGGCCGGTTGCCGAGCAAGCCGTCTATTGGGTCATCAGTCTCTACCTGTTCCCCATGTTCAGCATTCTTATCTGCGGCGATCAGTTCGCCTCGGACAAAAACCGCGGCACACTGCGCTTCCTCAGCCTGCGTTCGGGCCGCGATGCCCTCTTCTTCGGCCGCTTCCTCGGCATGATGTTGATCCAATTGCTGTTGGTTGTCATCACAGTCATAGCAACCGTATTTTTGGCCATGAGCCGGGATATGGCGTTGGTGCTACCCGCGCTGACTTCCGGCTTGATGATGACACTCAATCTGGTATTGATCCTGCTGCCCTACACCGCCCTGATGGCGCTGTTCTCACTCTGGGCAAGCTCGGCCAGATTGGCCAGCGTTTTTGCGGTGCTTTTCTTTGCCGCCATGATGATAGTAATGGCGGTTATCAATGCTCAGCTGCCCATGCTCTCTTTCATCGGTTATCTGGTGCCCGGAGCACAGATAGATGCCATGCTCAATGCCCAGCCGCTAACGGCACTGTCAAGTGCTTGGTTGCCGCTGCTGCAAACCATTGGATTATTGGCGATAGGCCGCACCATGATGCAGCGAGGTGATCTATGA
- a CDS encoding YceH family protein — translation MLQLNAIEARVIGCLLEKEVTTPDLYPLSLNSLTQACNQKTSRDPVMELSESEVQQALDSLSKKRLLSEQSGFGSRVIKYRHRFCNTEFGELQFSPAELAIVCLLLLRGAQTAGELRSRAQRLFEFDGLPQVEQTLLALKDKGFIRQLAREPGKREIRFAENFTENDGVSEGSGGADTTQIANQAAAHHEGEREREPETASQSRIALLEQELATMKQELALLKQELAELKAQLA, via the coding sequence ATGTTGCAACTCAATGCCATCGAAGCCAGAGTGATTGGCTGCCTGCTGGAAAAAGAAGTCACCACTCCGGATCTTTATCCCCTGTCTCTCAATTCACTGACCCAAGCCTGCAATCAAAAGACCAGCCGCGATCCCGTGATGGAACTGAGCGAGTCTGAAGTGCAGCAAGCCTTGGACAGCCTGAGTAAAAAACGTCTGCTGAGTGAGCAATCCGGCTTTGGCAGCCGGGTCATAAAATACCGCCACAGATTCTGTAACACTGAATTTGGCGAGCTGCAGTTTTCCCCGGCGGAGCTGGCGATAGTGTGTTTGTTGCTGCTGCGCGGCGCCCAAACCGCAGGTGAACTCAGAAGCCGGGCTCAGCGGCTGTTTGAATTTGACGGCCTGCCACAAGTGGAGCAAACCCTATTGGCGCTGAAAGACAAAGGCTTTATCCGCCAACTGGCCAGGGAGCCTGGAAAACGTGAGATACGCTTTGCCGAGAACTTCACCGAGAATGATGGTGTATCTGAAGGTTCCGGCGGCGCAGATACCACTCAGATTGCCAATCAAGCTGCAGCTCACCATGAAGGTGAGCGCGAAAGAGAGCCAGAAACGGCGAGCCAGAGCCGGATAGCCTTGCTTGAACAAGAACTGGCGACAATGAAGCAAGAGCTGGCTTTACTAAAACAGGAATTGGCCGAGCTTAAGGCGCAACTGGCATAA
- a CDS encoding CvfB family protein, whose amino-acid sequence MAEIGQSCTLEVVKQVDFGVYLNAHELGQVLLPNKVVPKGCQVGDKLEVFLYLDSNDLPIATTKKPLAQVGEFAYLKVVSIGRVGAFLDWGLEKDLLLPFGEQHKQAEEGRSYLVYVHRNRADERIVASSKIDKFVDKSPAWYKNGQQVDLIIAGTTDLGYKAIVNNKHWGVIYQNEVFRKLKFGQKLKGYIKQVRHDNKLDLTLQKADRQELDQQSQRIMKKLAQAGGFLPYSDKTSPEVIYAELGMSKKAFKKAIGGLFKAGKLRIEDDGIHANN is encoded by the coding sequence ATGGCAGAAATAGGTCAAAGTTGCACCCTGGAAGTGGTCAAACAGGTTGATTTCGGGGTTTACCTCAACGCTCATGAGTTGGGACAGGTGTTATTACCCAATAAAGTGGTGCCCAAGGGTTGTCAGGTTGGCGACAAGTTGGAGGTGTTCCTCTATCTGGACTCCAACGACCTGCCCATCGCAACCACTAAAAAGCCCCTGGCTCAGGTGGGTGAGTTTGCTTATCTCAAGGTGGTTTCCATTGGTCGGGTCGGTGCCTTCCTCGATTGGGGACTGGAAAAAGATCTGCTGCTGCCCTTCGGTGAGCAGCACAAGCAGGCCGAAGAAGGCCGCAGTTATCTGGTCTATGTTCACCGTAACCGCGCCGACGAGCGGATTGTCGCTTCGTCCAAAATCGATAAGTTTGTCGATAAGAGCCCGGCTTGGTACAAGAATGGTCAACAGGTTGACCTTATCATCGCAGGTACCACAGATCTCGGCTACAAGGCGATAGTCAACAACAAGCATTGGGGCGTCATCTATCAAAATGAGGTGTTCCGTAAGCTGAAGTTTGGCCAAAAGCTCAAGGGTTATATCAAGCAGGTGCGTCACGACAACAAACTGGATCTGACCCTGCAAAAGGCTGACCGTCAGGAGTTGGATCAGCAATCACAGCGGATCATGAAGAAGCTGGCTCAGGCCGGCGGCTTCCTGCCCTACAGCGACAAGACCTCGCCCGAGGTGATCTACGCCGAGCTCGGCATGAGCAAGAAGGCCTTCAAAAAAGCCATCGGCGGCCTGTTCAAGGCCGGAAAACTGCGCATCGAAGATGACGGTATCCACGCCAATAATTGA